One part of the Phycisphaerae bacterium genome encodes these proteins:
- a CDS encoding DUF4375 domain-containing protein: protein MKHLFLLWLLLLGEVLVSGARAEGPLPRPATIFEDPADGGRNGEVQRMTDARIHDMVDDLLDWDSCTVAYRNLLAEGKDCVPHLLKALKDPRFHQGRRKSRGWQCPVNEIVELLIKFEPEIAARELKTLLNSPKGAIRRKAAFCLGRMATDECAEPVKNVLTGKDHELQVHATRGIAEAVSENRLSKAFGAAVFEPLVAILSADDEVSHEVPKCLMKIDATRAAGVLTNDKFLDPSSRLLEPVLEALEQGKVAVPTDKIIHLLGKLRAQAARYPNSREYALGLLILAHNRCPQTESLISQTLVWGDKETRLMAMRARCVWEGIPDPDAFVEKLNEERRLSELSDPQKKLVYVMNLEHHVGDDGFTDYFTCTCGRNAALAVSALREIGALRTARLLEKAMQEFGDKGPSRNTDVRKQQVSEMTDEQLENLDKLSERFRKDEDERRLLVLQFALKHKDHFRPAMTSKTATSGPAAKTPAAPATSQAGAESAPSG from the coding sequence ATGAAGCATCTATTCCTTCTCTGGCTCTTACTCTTGGGAGAGGTTCTCGTCAGCGGCGCCCGCGCCGAGGGACCGCTTCCGCGCCCGGCCACGATCTTCGAGGACCCGGCGGACGGCGGCCGAAACGGCGAAGTCCAACGAATGACCGACGCCCGCATTCACGACATGGTCGACGACCTTCTGGATTGGGATTCGTGCACGGTCGCCTACAGGAACCTGCTGGCCGAAGGCAAGGACTGTGTTCCGCATCTGCTGAAAGCCCTGAAAGATCCTCGGTTCCACCAAGGCCGAAGAAAAAGCCGCGGCTGGCAATGCCCCGTCAACGAAATCGTCGAACTCCTCATCAAGTTTGAACCCGAGATTGCGGCTCGCGAGTTGAAGACCCTCTTGAACAGCCCGAAGGGCGCGATTCGTAGAAAGGCGGCATTCTGCCTCGGCCGTATGGCCACGGACGAATGTGCCGAGCCGGTCAAGAACGTCCTGACCGGCAAGGACCATGAATTGCAGGTCCACGCAACCCGGGGCATCGCCGAGGCCGTTTCCGAGAACCGCCTCTCGAAGGCCTTCGGGGCGGCAGTGTTCGAGCCGCTCGTCGCGATCCTCTCGGCCGACGACGAGGTCTCGCACGAAGTGCCAAAGTGTTTGATGAAGATCGACGCCACGCGGGCTGCCGGCGTGCTGACAAATGACAAGTTCCTTGACCCCTCGAGCCGTTTGCTGGAGCCTGTTCTTGAGGCACTGGAACAGGGCAAGGTTGCCGTTCCCACGGACAAGATCATCCACCTGCTCGGCAAGTTGCGAGCCCAGGCCGCTCGCTATCCCAATTCAAGAGAATATGCCCTCGGATTGCTGATCCTGGCTCACAATCGCTGTCCGCAAACCGAGAGTCTCATCAGCCAGACGCTCGTTTGGGGAGACAAGGAAACCCGCCTGATGGCCATGCGCGCACGTTGCGTTTGGGAGGGTATTCCCGATCCCGACGCCTTCGTGGAAAAGTTGAACGAGGAACGCAGGCTGAGCGAGCTGTCGGATCCGCAAAAGAAACTCGTATACGTGATGAACCTCGAACACCACGTCGGAGACGACGGTTTCACCGACTACTTCACGTGTACCTGTGGTCGCAACGCCGCGTTGGCGGTCTCGGCCTTGCGGGAAATCGGAGCACTGCGGACGGCTCGGCTCCTGGAAAAAGCAATGCAGGAATTCGGCGACAAGGGACCTTCGCGCAACACCGATGTACGCAAACAGCAGGTATCCGAGATGACCGACGAGCAGCTCGAAAACCTCGACAAGCTGAGCGAGAGGTTTCGTAAGGACGAGGACGAAAGGCGCCTTCTGGTGCTGCAGTTCGCCCTCAAACACAAGGACCATTTCCGGCCGGCGATGACTTCGAAGACCGCAACCTCAGGCCCGGCCGCCAAAACCCCGGCAGCCCCCGCAACTTCCCAGGCAGGCGCAGAGTCAGCGCCCTCCGGATGA
- the folP gene encoding dihydropteroate synthase, which yields MMSQQVLHIKGRPLVRGAGPFVFGVLNVTPDSFSDGGRYARASEAIEAGVRMAEEGADVIDIGGESTRPGSQPVPADEQIRRTRPVIAELARQFGSRGPSISVDTRLAEVARAAVDAGATIINDITALRDDQALAPLAASTGVGVILMHMQGTPATMQQCPTYRNVVAEIRQFLAERIVAATTAGIPLERLVVDPGIGFGKTTTHNLEILRRAGEFRDLGVPVLIGPSRKRFIGEVLGIPEPIKRLYGTLAAVAACVLAGVECVRVHDVAACRQVADLCAAIRSAG from the coding sequence ATGATGTCCCAGCAGGTGCTCCACATCAAAGGCAGACCGCTCGTTCGCGGGGCAGGACCCTTCGTGTTCGGAGTGCTCAACGTCACACCCGACTCATTCAGCGACGGCGGCAGGTATGCCCGCGCTTCAGAGGCCATCGAGGCGGGCGTCAGAATGGCCGAAGAAGGCGCCGACGTGATCGATATTGGCGGCGAGTCAACCCGCCCCGGAAGCCAACCTGTGCCCGCAGACGAGCAGATTCGCCGGACCCGGCCGGTGATCGCTGAATTGGCCCGGCAGTTCGGCTCCCGGGGCCCGTCCATCTCCGTCGACACTCGGCTGGCCGAAGTGGCCCGGGCTGCGGTGGATGCCGGTGCGACCATCATCAACGACATCACGGCGCTGCGCGACGACCAGGCCTTGGCACCCTTGGCCGCCTCCACCGGCGTCGGGGTGATCCTCATGCACATGCAAGGCACACCGGCCACCATGCAGCAATGCCCGACCTACCGAAACGTTGTTGCCGAGATCCGCCAGTTCCTGGCCGAGCGTATCGTCGCCGCAACCACCGCCGGAATCCCGCTTGAGCGACTCGTCGTCGATCCGGGCATCGGCTTTGGAAAGACCACGACCCATAACCTCGAAATCCTGCGCCGTGCGGGCGAGTTCCGCGATTTGGGCGTCCCGGTACTTATAGGCCCGTCCCGCAAACGATTTATAGGAGAGGTACTGGGTATTCCCGAACCGATCAAACGCTTGTACGGCACGCTGGCGGCCGTGGCGGCCTGTGTCCTGGCCGGCGTCGAATGCGTCCGGGTCCATGATGTCGCTGCCTGCCGCCAAGTGGCCGACCTGTGCGCGGCGATCCGGTCCGCCGGTTGA
- a CDS encoding amidophosphoribosyltransferase, giving the protein MGGLFAAVSRDDCTHDLFYGTDYHSHLGTKRGGLAMANGSGYTRFIHDITNAQFRSKFEDDIRRMHGHRGIGVISDYEDQPLIIGSHLGAYAIVTVGAVRNADTLAAKAFGERRIHFSEMSGGEINPTELVATLINQESSFVDGIRNVQESVDGSCSLLLLTREGIYAARDKYGRTPLVIGRKPGAWAVTLETTALPNLGYEVDRYLGPGEIILVTQDGVEQKSPPGDQMQICSFLWVYYGYPASSYENINVEVVRYRCGAALARGDNVDVDLVAGIPDSGTSHAIGYANEAGVPYQRPFVKYTPTWPRSFMPPDQQTRNLVAGMKLIPIRELIKGRRLLFCEDSIVRGTQLRKTIRSLFDHGATEVHMRPACPPLVFGCRFLNFSRSKSELDLAARKAIKEMDGRHPCLREYADCKNPKHCAMVDRIRHQLGLTTLRYQTLDDLVAAIGLPKEKLCTYCWDGVDNRRGLLCDHRTAAKATPQPVPIDPGLTTPVVPPKVLRRPKVTSR; this is encoded by the coding sequence ATGGGTGGTTTGTTTGCCGCAGTCTCCCGTGACGATTGCACACACGACCTTTTCTATGGGACCGACTACCACTCCCATCTGGGCACCAAGCGAGGCGGGCTCGCAATGGCCAACGGCAGCGGCTACACCCGCTTCATTCACGATATCACCAATGCCCAGTTCCGATCCAAGTTTGAGGACGACATCCGCCGCATGCACGGCCATCGGGGCATCGGCGTCATCAGCGATTACGAGGATCAGCCGCTGATCATCGGCAGCCACCTCGGTGCCTACGCCATCGTCACCGTCGGCGCGGTCCGTAACGCAGACACCCTCGCCGCCAAGGCCTTTGGCGAGCGCCGAATTCACTTTTCGGAAATGAGCGGCGGCGAAATCAACCCGACGGAACTGGTAGCCACGCTGATCAATCAGGAAAGCTCCTTCGTCGATGGCATTCGAAACGTGCAGGAGTCGGTCGACGGCTCATGTTCGCTGTTGCTGCTGACCAGGGAAGGTATCTATGCCGCCCGCGACAAGTATGGCCGAACCCCCCTGGTGATCGGCCGCAAACCCGGAGCTTGGGCGGTGACCCTTGAGACCACGGCCCTGCCCAACCTCGGTTATGAAGTCGACCGGTATCTGGGCCCGGGCGAGATCATCCTGGTGACACAGGACGGCGTCGAACAAAAGAGCCCGCCCGGTGACCAAATGCAGATTTGCTCGTTCTTGTGGGTCTACTACGGCTATCCGGCGTCGAGCTACGAAAACATCAACGTCGAGGTCGTCCGCTACCGCTGCGGGGCGGCCTTGGCCCGTGGCGACAACGTCGACGTGGACCTCGTGGCCGGTATACCCGATTCGGGCACCAGCCATGCCATCGGTTACGCCAACGAAGCCGGCGTGCCGTACCAACGACCGTTCGTCAAGTACACGCCCACCTGGCCGCGCAGCTTCATGCCGCCGGACCAGCAAACCCGCAATCTCGTCGCCGGCATGAAACTCATTCCCATCCGCGAGCTGATTAAGGGCAGGCGCCTGCTCTTCTGCGAGGATTCGATTGTCCGTGGCACCCAGCTTCGCAAAACCATTCGGTCGCTGTTTGACCACGGGGCCACAGAGGTGCACATGCGGCCGGCTTGCCCCCCGCTGGTCTTCGGCTGCAGGTTTCTCAACTTCTCGCGATCCAAGTCCGAGTTGGACTTGGCCGCAAGAAAGGCCATCAAGGAGATGGACGGCCGCCATCCCTGCCTCAGAGAATATGCCGACTGCAAGAACCCCAAGCATTGCGCCATGGTCGACCGGATCCGCCATCAGCTCGGCCTGACGACCCTCAGGTATCAGACGCTCGATGACCTCGTCGCCGCCATCGGACTTCCCAAGGAGAAACTCTGCACCTATTGCTGGGACGGCGTCGACAACCGCCGCGGACTGCTCTGCGACCATCGCACTGCGGCAAAAGCAACGCCGCAACCCGTCCCGATCGACCCCGGCCTCACAACGCCGGTTGTTCCGCCCAAGGTGCTCAGGCGCCCCAAAGTAACAAGCAGGTAA
- a CDS encoding thrombospondin type 3 repeat-containing protein: MDGVPDGCEVSGAACSFPVSPAGNTTGAADSYFTGPPDGVYLGLGGQIVTYSFECLVFDGPGADVTVYEVDSGSAEFSLMDVLVSMDGLSFVSVKQTEGSAIRIPGDESYTNISFARSYDLGITGRPWIRFLRIDGNGTGAAGGYTGFDLDAVGAIRIPFDCDANGIPDACDPDTDVDGVVDGCDLCPGTVLGVSVDSNGCPPLIACDSDRDGDVDTADMAAFESRACGPGVLCLGDCSSVDFDADFDVDQADFAVCQACFSGVGVPAAAPCRR, translated from the coding sequence GTGGACGGCGTCCCGGACGGTTGTGAAGTCAGCGGCGCGGCTTGCTCATTCCCCGTGTCTCCGGCGGGAAACACGACCGGAGCCGCGGACAGCTATTTTACCGGTCCGCCGGACGGCGTTTACCTTGGTCTTGGCGGCCAGATTGTCACGTATTCATTTGAGTGCCTCGTTTTTGACGGGCCGGGCGCCGATGTCACCGTATATGAGGTGGACAGCGGCTCTGCGGAATTCAGTCTGATGGACGTCCTTGTAAGCATGGACGGGCTTTCGTTCGTGAGCGTCAAGCAGACGGAAGGCTCTGCGATTCGGATTCCCGGCGATGAATCATACACCAATATAAGCTTTGCCAGGTCATATGATCTGGGCATCACCGGCCGGCCGTGGATCCGCTTTCTGCGCATCGACGGCAACGGAACCGGTGCGGCCGGCGGTTACACCGGTTTTGATCTCGACGCCGTCGGCGCCATACGTATCCCCTTTGATTGTGATGCGAACGGCATTCCCGACGCGTGTGACCCTGACACCGACGTGGATGGCGTGGTGGACGGTTGCGATCTTTGTCCCGGCACGGTTTTGGGAGTGAGCGTTGATTCGAACGGTTGTCCGCCGTTGATCGCGTGCGATAGCGACCGCGACGGCGACGTTGACACTGCCGATATGGCCGCGTTCGAATCCCGTGCTTGCGGACCGGGCGTCCTCTGCCTCGGCGACTGCAGCAGCGTGGATTTCGACGCCGACTTTGACGTCGACCAAGCTGATTTCGCGGTCTGCCAGGCTTGCTTCAGCGGTGTGGGCGTACCCGCAGCGGCGCCCTGTCGACGTTGA
- a CDS encoding transposase has product MGAACAHVSGSQSTWVAARKKTVRQALPGIIVEVRMDSAFFSDQIVSAVDRHDIEFTISVPFERFTELKPMIEGRKRWQRINGEVSYFAADWKPKVWNQQFRFLFVRTLAKRRHKEPVQSYLFIPHQTGFDFKVIITNKTLAAGHAVLFHEGRGSQENILGELKAHCQMDYVPVTRRIGNQLCLLAGLFAHNLARELQMATTPPCRQTTAQRPALWAFEKLDTLRTTFLHRAGRLTRPQGILTLTLNADEWLRRRILKIIKTLNNFPKLLEAVKICHAGISCAVPAGAPVFTRNAASLLHVAQRFKKT; this is encoded by the coding sequence ATCGGTGCGGCTTGCGCGCATGTTTCTGGATCGCAGAGCACTTGGGTTGCGGCCCGCAAAAAGACGGTCCGCCAAGCCCTCCCGGGGATCATCGTCGAGGTCCGCATGGACAGCGCCTTCTTCAGCGACCAGATCGTCTCCGCAGTGGACCGGCACGACATCGAGTTCACCATCAGCGTGCCCTTCGAGCGATTCACCGAGCTCAAGCCGATGATCGAAGGACGGAAACGATGGCAGCGGATCAACGGCGAGGTGTCTTACTTCGCGGCCGACTGGAAGCCCAAGGTCTGGAACCAGCAGTTCCGCTTCCTCTTCGTCCGCACCCTGGCCAAACGCCGGCACAAGGAGCCGGTACAGTCATATCTGTTCATCCCCCACCAGACCGGATTCGACTTCAAGGTCATCATCACCAACAAGACCCTCGCCGCCGGTCATGCCGTTCTCTTCCACGAAGGCCGTGGATCACAGGAAAACATCCTCGGTGAACTCAAAGCCCACTGCCAGATGGACTACGTGCCGGTCACCCGGCGAATCGGCAACCAGCTCTGCCTCCTGGCCGGCCTCTTCGCCCACAACCTCGCCCGCGAACTCCAGATGGCCACTACCCCGCCATGCCGACAGACCACCGCCCAACGCCCCGCCCTTTGGGCCTTCGAGAAACTCGATACCCTCCGAACAACCTTCCTGCACCGCGCCGGCCGACTCACCCGACCCCAGGGAATCCTGACCCTCACCCTCAACGCCGACGAGTGGTTACGCCGGCGAATCCTCAAAATCATCAAAACCCTCAACAACTTCCCAAAGCTGCTTGAAGCCGTCAAAATATGCCACGCTGGGATATCTTGTGCCGTTCCCGCCGGAGCTCCGGTCTTCACTCGGAACGCTGCAAGCCTGCTTCATGTCGCCCAGCGCTTCAAGAAGACCTGA